The proteins below come from a single Treponema phagedenis genomic window:
- a CDS encoding MBL fold metallo-hydrolase has product MKEVYQNIFMKEIPLTGNPLKSINIFIIKTPEESLIVDTGFNNEEVREHMMLFLNELKIDLNNTALFLTHLHADHIGLASFLQGKGVRKIYLSAVDGAIIKNGFKKESSHWQRIIKNSHRQGMDIEGLKIEEHPGFKNRSEKSFSYIPCKPGDTLSIGDFHFVFLDEAGHTPGMLGLYEAEKKILFCGDHILGKITPNITYWGEEFGDSLGIYMKNLNKIKNYSIDHLFSSHRFLVDDVNKRIDEILHHHRVRLDEIMSILRQDEALTVRDVTCRMHWDIRAKNWENFPPSQKWFAAGEAAAHLLHLVQLGKVIETIDDNGVAWYKIRA; this is encoded by the coding sequence ATGAAAGAAGTTTATCAAAATATTTTTATGAAAGAGATTCCGCTAACCGGCAATCCTTTAAAATCAATCAATATATTCATCATAAAAACTCCGGAAGAATCGCTCATAGTAGATACCGGCTTTAACAATGAGGAAGTGCGGGAGCATATGATGCTTTTTCTGAATGAATTAAAAATTGATTTAAATAACACGGCGCTTTTTTTAACGCATCTTCATGCGGATCACATAGGGTTGGCAAGTTTTTTGCAGGGAAAAGGAGTGAGGAAAATTTATCTTTCGGCGGTTGACGGCGCTATTATAAAAAACGGTTTTAAAAAAGAGAGTTCCCATTGGCAAAGAATTATAAAAAATTCTCATAGGCAGGGGATGGATATAGAAGGGCTTAAAATTGAGGAGCATCCGGGATTTAAAAACAGGTCCGAAAAGTCTTTCTCTTATATTCCCTGTAAGCCCGGCGATACATTGAGTATCGGTGATTTTCACTTTGTGTTTTTAGACGAAGCGGGGCATACACCCGGCATGCTCGGCTTGTATGAAGCGGAGAAAAAAATTCTTTTTTGCGGAGATCATATTTTAGGAAAAATCACTCCAAATATAACTTATTGGGGAGAAGAATTCGGAGATTCACTGGGGATATACATGAAGAACCTCAACAAAATAAAAAACTACTCCATTGACCATCTTTTCAGTTCGCATCGCTTTCTTGTTGATGATGTGAATAAGCGCATAGACGAAATACTGCATCATCACCGAGTGCGGCTTGACGAAATTATGTCTATCCTGCGCCAAGACGAAGCTCTGACAGTCCGAGATGTTACCTGCCGTATGCACTGGGATATTCGCGCTAAAAACTGGGAGAACTTTCCGCCTTCGCAAAAATGGTTTGCTGCCGGAGAAGCCGCCGCTCATTTATTACATCTTGTTCAATTGGGCAAAGTAATTGAGACAATCGATGACAACGGAGTTGCGTGGTATAAAATCCGCGCATAA
- a CDS encoding 2-hydroxyacid dehydrogenase, with product MKINLIEPLGVKAEIIEDLAKQFSVQGHEFKAYDSLTKDIAELKKRTADADVVMIGSNPLPNEVIENAEKLKLLSVAFTGIDHVGQAACKSKNIVITNAAGYSNESVAELVIGFAINLLRNMKAADEATRKGGTGKSLIGNELMGKTVGIIGAGRIGTRVAKLFKAFDCEVFAYSNHESDELKKLGVKYFSLNEVMKNSDIISLHLPLNDSTKGFISKEKIALMKENAFLINCARGPIVDNTALAEALNAGKIRGAAIDVFDMEPPIPSDYPLLHAKNTILTPHVAYATDESMITRAKIAFSNVYAWLNGKPKNEVKY from the coding sequence ATGAAAATCAATTTAATTGAGCCTTTGGGCGTTAAAGCGGAAATTATCGAAGATTTGGCAAAACAATTCAGCGTGCAGGGGCATGAATTCAAAGCCTATGATTCTCTTACAAAAGATATTGCCGAATTAAAAAAGCGAACCGCCGATGCTGATGTTGTCATGATCGGCAGCAATCCGCTTCCGAACGAAGTGATTGAAAATGCAGAGAAATTAAAATTACTCAGTGTTGCGTTTACCGGAATTGATCATGTGGGGCAGGCGGCATGTAAATCAAAAAATATTGTGATAACAAACGCCGCCGGCTATAGTAATGAGTCGGTTGCCGAGCTTGTCATCGGTTTTGCCATAAATCTTTTACGAAATATGAAAGCTGCAGACGAGGCAACAAGAAAGGGCGGCACTGGGAAGAGTCTGATTGGAAACGAACTGATGGGTAAAACCGTTGGTATAATCGGAGCGGGGCGCATAGGCACAAGGGTTGCAAAATTATTTAAAGCATTTGATTGCGAGGTATTTGCGTATAGTAACCATGAATCTGATGAACTGAAAAAACTTGGCGTAAAATATTTTTCGCTTAATGAAGTGATGAAAAACAGTGATATAATAAGCCTGCACTTGCCGCTTAACGATTCCACAAAGGGTTTTATCTCAAAAGAAAAAATTGCACTTATGAAAGAAAATGCTTTTTTGATAAACTGCGCACGCGGACCGATTGTTGATAATACCGCACTTGCCGAAGCGCTTAATGCCGGAAAAATAAGAGGAGCCGCAATAGATGTATTCGATATGGAGCCACCGATTCCGAGCGACTATCCTCTGCTGCATGCAAAAAATACAATTTTGACACCGCACGTTGCATATGCAACAGATGAATCCATGATTACAAGAGCGAAGATAGCTTTTAGCAATGTCTATGCTTGGCTAAACGGTAAGCCTAAAAATGAGGTTAAATACTGA